The region GCGGCACCAACGGCGTGACCGGCTTCGTCGGCACCGCCACCCGCCCCGTGCCCCTGTCGCACGAGGAAGTCCAGCGCCTGCTGGCCAGCGTTGGCGTCGCCACGCAGCCCGTGCAGGAAGAGGCCCCCAAGGTCAAGGTGGACTTCAAGGCCGGGGACATGGTGCGCGTCACGGGCGGTCCGTTCGCGGACTTCAGCGGCGTCATCAGCGAGGTCAACATTCCCCAGGCGAAGGTCAAGGTGCTCGTCAGCATCTTCGGCCGTGAAACCCCGGTGGAACTCGACTTCGGTCAGGTCGCCAAGTAATAC is a window of Deinococcus grandis DNA encoding:
- the nusG gene encoding transcription termination/antitermination protein NusG; this translates as MSIEWYAVHTYVGQEDRVQQHLMERAAKLGMRGTKIFQVIQPEEKAVELQEGGKKVEVTRKLFPGYVFVQMDVEDDDAPGELGESWEVVRGTNGVTGFVGTATRPVPLSHEEVQRLLASVGVATQPVQEEAPKVKVDFKAGDMVRVTGGPFADFSGVISEVNIPQAKVKVLVSIFGRETPVELDFGQVAK